AACaagccagaaaaaaaattaaaagaaaataaagaaaaaaaactacctCTTGAGACTCTCTATATCcatttttcagagatggttgcaggaCTCGTCTGTTCgccacaggatgtcaaatcaaacatcttccagcagtctaatttccaaacttattttatttggttaccagtttctgcgatttactacaccatcttcagacctccGACGggtgtgtaggaagattccacctctgtTCtgttcaaaataggggccagcattcatataatggtatctgtagatttctgcttgctacggCGATCGCTTCAGTCATCAACTGCCGACTCggttgatggttgaagtgatcgctatagcaagcagaaatctacagatacaagTATTTAAATTCTGCCCCCTATTTTGACCAGAACAGAGATGGAATCTTGCTACACGCCCGTCAGAGCTTTGAAGGTAGtgtagtaaatcaccgaaactggtagccaaattaaATAAGTTTGGGAATTTGACGGCTTGAAGGTGTCTGATTTGATATCTGTACCTCTATTCAAAGTCGTACTTTGAGATTATTATGGATTTCGCGAGCTACAGCTTGCCATTACTCCATCAGGATATGTTTCTTTCTGTTGTCGTGCACTGTGTACCGAAATTACCATTAATAGTTTGCCAGGCCAGAGTTACAGAAATATTTCCTTCTCCTGTACATAAAATGTATTCATCGTTTTCTGTTACGTACATCTGACAGTGCCTGCGGCTCGATAAACCTGTGTATCTGATGTTTATCTTGTTAAGAGAAATTCATGTTAGTAGTTCGGAACATTGTACTTCCCGTCAGTTACGGTACTGTCTGTTTGTGCGTCAATAAATCAGCCATTTACGTCACACGTTCGTTACTTGGACCTTATCCACGCATCGTGAGAGAACCCGGATGCCGCATTCAGAAGTATTCGATAGGACAGCAGGAGACTGATAAGCCAGCCTACTATTTATGCACTGACGAACTGGGGGCATTTAGAGCCACCAGAGAGATGTCCAAGTCCGCCGCCGTGTTCTGCCTGCTGGTCGATGCCTGCAGCGCCGCGCCCTCCGAGAGGCACCGTAGGCTCAGACCCGTTCTCGACGGCAGCATCGTGGGCGGTGAGCCGGTGGACATCTCGCAGTTTCCCCTGGCAGGTCTCGCTGCAGGTTTACGAATCTCATCAATGCGGCGGCTCCATCATCAGCTCCACGTGGGTCCTGACGGCAGCGCACTGCCTCGACCGTTTAAGCGCAAACATGCTGTTCGTGCGAGTTGGTACCTCAACTCGCGGAAGCGACGGATCCGCAATCACTGGCCCGCCACACAAGACTACGACTTTGCAGTCCTTGAGCTTTCCGGATCAATCTCGTTTGAAAACAACGTCCAGGTAATTTCACAACAAGAGATTTACTCTTTTCGAAAGGACAGTGCGTCACAACACTGTATTTCACAACTATATACTTTCACAAATTCAAATCCATCATCAAGTCTATATAAGGACTTGTGCCTACTTACTGATTCTGGATGTGAGAATATGTAATTATAACTTGTTTTATGTATTGAATGGACAAGGGAAATATTGTCTTTGTACTAAATTACAGAAGACTGAGGGCAACTGAACTACAGTATATGGTAAGTACAGTACACTTAATACGCACATGATTCTCGTTTCTAATGCACAACCACGAGTCGGCTTTCAACTGTTCATCAAAGTAAAATGCGAGCTCATTTAACATACTCGAAGGTGATGGAACAAAGATGCCGAAAAATGTTTTTGCGTTAAAAGTAACAGTTTTTCGCAAAGTAGGCGGACCGGTATTCCCGTAGTGTAGTCAGCAAATACGGCTACTGTCAGAGCTTTATAACTAAACGAAGGTTAATTCAAACATTTCTTTATTGAGGAATAATTACCCTTAATCTTCTCTGAAGTCCTACAAGCTTTGCTTAAAGAGTTGTCACAGTTTGCAAACAACGTTGATAGTGGCAGATTTCATGTCGAACATGTATCATATCATTCTAGATTTTCTGGTAGAGAGCTCGATAGCATTAATCTTATATTGATTTATTGTTGCTCTATCCTCGATTCTTAACGTATTTAATACTTTTAAAGAGAAATTTTATATGCCCCGTTGATCATAGAAATATGTTTGCCACTACATGGCATAACAGAGTAAGAATACTGCTGTTGATGCCTGACCATCTAAGACTGCCTTGTATGCGTAATATGTAACTGCCTAGCAGAATTACAATCTGACTATGAGTATCCCAAACTTCTATCGGAGACTTCGTGGTTCACGCATCTAGAGGAGCTCTGGTCGGTAATCATTTGTAATGGATAGTTCGTGGATCGCAAATGAGATGACCAGCGAAGTGGCATGCCGTTCTGGAAATTGATAAAAGTGCTGGAATTCGTTATGTGTCTGCTAAAAAGTCCATTTACATTTTCTGCTACAGTTTCCTATTTTTCAGCATTGAATTATTATCAGACTTATGTGTTGTTGGCAAGTGGCGACAGGTATGAATAATACTGAAATTGGTTTACAAGACTTGGTTCCAAAACACTGAAATGTGTTATCCACAGAAAAATTAAAAGGTGGATTTGGGACAGAACACTTTCTGTTCCGGAGAATGCAGAAAGTGAGATATACATCTAACACtagaaataactttagaaatttGTATGAAATAAGGAAAAGCCACATTCATAGCTTTGGTAGATTagagaaaacatttaaaaatactgAGCTGAATACACTCTTTAATTTTCGAAGATAAAACACATGTGTATAAATAACCTAGCTTACTGCAGTCGAAGAGTGTGAAACTGAATTAGTTGTCAAGAAGGAGGTGGGACAAGACTGTAACCTATTTCCGATGTAATTCGGTCTACTGTATACGTTGAGCAAACCAGTACAGGCAACCAAGGACAAAACTCGAAAGGCAATTGAAGTTCATAGAGCAGAGATAAAGACTTTCAAGTTTACTGATGATTTAGTAACTCTGTAAGATACGGAAACGTTCTTGAAAGCATCGTACAACGGAATGTATAGTGCCTTGGAAAGAatttataagatgaagatcaacaaaagtcagggtaaaggtatgttctcaaatTAAATGTGCTGTTGCTGAGGGAACTAGACAAGCAAATTGGACaacgaaagtagtagatgagtttggccatttgggcagcaaaacaaaagATAACGGCCGAACAGAAGACGGGATAAGATGCTATTATCACTAGCAAGAAAAGTTTTTATTAAAAGGATGGatttgttaacatattttgcaGGTTGAATTGAAGGGTTAAGCGGTTATTCGTCAAGATATTGGTCTGAAATGTAGCCTCGTACAGAAGTGAGACGAGGACGCTGAACAGCTAAGAGGAGAACGACACTTTTGGAATGTGgtggcacagaagaatgctgaagattgaatgggtagatcgaataattaTTGAAAATTGACTGAACAGAATTGTGGGAAAATCAGATTTATGGCTCAACGTGACGAAAAGAAGAGACCAGTTGATAGGACTGGTCCTGAGGCAGGAAGATGTCCTCAATTCGATAATGGAGGGAAGTGCGGTGTGGATGCCAAGGGCCGAatacagtaatcaggttcaaatgtATGTTTGTTGGAGTAGATAAGCAGAGATGAAGACTCTTGCAGCCTGTAGACTAGAGTGAAGAGCTGCAATGACCACATCAACAATGGGCAacatattaaatgcactgaatttttcaaattttctgctAAAAGAGCTGTGGTGATTTACGAGTAATAGACGTGAATCACACATTTTGTCGAACCGTTAACACTCTGAATGGTGTGgtttagaataaataaataaataaatgtgttttaataATCCAGCTCCATCTAACAGCATTTCGGATGCTATGTACAAGGTTATACCAAGGTTATAATCAAACAACAGACTCTACTCACCAATGCCAACAAATTTTATACCGATAGCGAAAAAAAAAGAGATACATGGCAATAAAACATGCTAAGTCAATCTAATTTATTAGCATCTTTTGGTAAGAACATAGCTTCACAACCCACAATTCCGATCTAAAAGGGAAAAATTGTATAGTAATTGATAGCATCTATTGTTATCTTACCTTACCTACAGTGTTCTACTAATATAATGATTATTTTCTGCAGGCGGTCAGCCTGGGCAACTCGGAGCTCGCTGCAGGCACAGCAGTGACCATTACGGGTTGGGGCAACCTCTCCTATGGGGGAAACTCCACGGAACAGCTACGGGCGGTCACCACGCACATCGTTGAGCGGAGTGAGTGTAACGCGGCGTACGGCGTGAGGATCACTCGGCGCATGATCTGCGCCGGCGAAAAGGAGGGCGGCAAGGGCTCGTGCCAGGGCGACAGCGGCGGACCCCTGGTGGTGGCAACCACACAGCATGGAGTTGTCTCTTGGGGCACAGGATGCGCATATCCCGGCTATCCAGGTGTCTACTGTAATGTGCCTGCCGTGTCCTGCTGGATAACCGAAACAACCGGCGTGTAGGTGACTGTGAGACTTGTGTATGCCAGGATTGTACAGGACTATACAGCGAGAGCCTGTTTCATCGTACACACTCGTACAGAATTGTCGTCCATACGAGCGTGTCCTCCAGATTAGATTCTACTAGATATAATTTTTGTGCTACACATCTAACGTGAGAACGTCCTCAGAAATGTAAGACGTATTGTGAAAACAAATTACGTAGTGTTGGAGGacgtttattgtaaataattttttataatggaattcaccatttatGCGAAAGAGGAAAGAAGTTCGTTTTGTTTGAAATGTTGCTATTtgaatatgttagtaaaaatgggATTCAACCTCGAGagtaacacaaaaaatgaaatttatttaccgTCCAATTTAATACTGGCAATTCATTCTCACTCAAATAGCCGCACCAGTTAGTCACGGTTGAAAACACCGCATAATAATTTCCTAGTTATTATTTGGTCCAAACGAATTGCGTTACCCACACATGTACAAACGCATGCACTGCTTGATTATGTGATAACATGTATGCACAAATACTTACCTGAGAAAAAAACCACTGGCTGTACGAAACTAAACAGATcctggaaaaatgtaaaaaatgtcaACCATGTATCATGTTAGAAAAGTACGATTACAACAGGTTTCAGACAATCAGACAATGAGGCCAAGTCACAGTGTTTGCtaggaattttcactctacagcggagtgtgcgctgatatgaaacttcctggcagattaaaactgtgtgccggaccgagactcgaactcctaccttccaaactctccgctgtagagtgaaaatttcattctagaaacatcccccaggctgtggctaagccatgtctccgcaatatcctttctttcaggagtgatagttctgcaaggttcgcaggagagcttctgtaaagtttggaaggtaggagacgaggtactggcagaagtaacgctgtgaggacggggcgtgagtcgtgcttgggtagctcagttggcagagcacttgcccgcgaaaggcaaaggacccgagttggagtcttggtccggcacacagttttaatctgccaggaagtttcatattgcatATTTCCTGTTCCTGCTCTCTGTTCTCAGATTCACTGATCCAGATGTCCTCCCAGTCCACGTCATCCTGACATTCATTCCACGTTCTCTGCTTTCAGCGATCGAATCTGGATCTGCCACAGAATCATATGTTCGAACAACGACAGTTCTCTTGCTCTTCCTGACTGGCCTCCTCGCCACTCACACGGCTCCTCTGTTCCATTTCGCTCTCTGGTGATAGCTCTTCCAACCCATCGTCCATGACAACAAGACGTAGTACATCAAACCGTCCTTCTTCAGGCTCTTCTCCActatccctgaattttaatttaagTTCTTCATCGGTTATACACATCATAGTAAATATTTTCCGTAAGAGGAAAGTAATTCAGTAGTAGTTCAGAAATTTAAACCCCAATTTGTCATTTACTGATGAGTGATGTTACTGGTATCCGAAGTTCTTTCCCATCTGAGCACTTGGCGTTCGCTGAGCCACATATTTTCGGGCATACATTTTGAACCGTGGCCATTTCTTAGCTCTGTCAcacatttcatttccttctttATCCATCACGAACACCTGCCTTCCCATGTCCAGCACATATGGTTCTCTGGTACTGCCCATATTTACGTATTTAATTCGGTAGATAATACCATCTGGACTGTTGTaaaatttctttacagtttttaaagttttcttcactttaattacatttacaaataaggCTTCTGCTAACTGTGAAAGATCTTACGGTGAAGTCGTAGCGTGAGCCACTAGTAAATTCTCTGATCATTTCCTTGTTCCTCATTTCACTGATTTCTCCCGGGTTTGGATTACTACCCCCACTATTTCTGATGCCTGCGTGTATTGGCTGTCTCTGGTCCCATTATTTCCTCGTTCATCTGTCCAGTTTTGTCGTCCCCATTGTCCACGTTGGTTCCGAGAGATCCATTGATTTCTGTATCTTTGAGGTGGATATCTCGCGCTCCAGTTCTGATTCTCTGATTCATGTCCTTCTGCTTGAAAGCGAAACGCTACAAAGCAGATTGTCACCTCAGCTCCTGCCAGATGAACGTATTCTAGCTCCTGAAGAAACTTCCTGTATGGTGTTACATGTAACATATTACagattgctatcgtgatccatcttTGTAATCGTCAAACAACTCCTAATGAACTCCATTATTTCACAGAGTATGTCTAGAAACTGGTTGCTGATAACCATCTCTTGGGAAAATTGAGTAACGGCTGTGATGGCTGAAAATTCGAGGTTAGCAGTCCTGCATCGAAAAAGGCTCTCTCTCAGCGTCTGGATTCGATATGTTTCTTTCAGCTGAACCTTCATCTGCGGAGAATCAGATGGAAGTAGAGAaataactgaaggagttgaaaagaaataagtcaCTCAGTTTGGATGGAGTCCCAGTTTGACTTTCCAAAGAGCTCTCTTCAACCCTACCTAGCTCGCAAACGTCTCGCCCACCACAAATTCAGAAGCGACTGGAATGAAGCGCAGATGACATTTGTGTATAAGAAGGGAAAAATAACGGGCCCACAAAAATAAGACCAGTATGCCTAATACTGGTTTGCAGCATAATCCTTGAAAATATTCTGTTTAAATATAGTATATTGAAAGAAGTGCACtttattcaccattcagtgctcgtatttcatatttctaacccCAGCATTCTGGTATGCGGAATATAATAATTCAGGCGCTGTTAAtgatttctatgggttgcctaatTTTTTTTACGATGTTTACAGTTTAGTAACTTGGcgctaggaattttctttatttatgggcgtgTGCAGCaatcttcctagcagccatgatggcttcccatTTCCTATCCTTTTTCAGATCGCCAGAGTACCATGTGGTGTCGTTGGaacgttcagtagtggccaaagtttctcctgttctcagttccccaacctgccttaccagccttgtaactgctatttctgctcgattttaacgtcgcgaggtcgcttCCCTGTGAGATTCCGGCCCAGTGATTGGCCAGTCCAGGTGCGTGCCCGTTTTTCACGGGTGGGCGCCAATAGCGCTCCGCTGGTGtatagtggacaaaggggcagcgAGCAGTTCTGGTGTGACCGTGCCTGAGGGTGGAGGTGCTGCTTCCAGAAGATGAagtttcggtaagcatgagcgccgacgtgcactgtaacTTAGcaccctgcggcccagagggaaaaTTTAAGGTCATTTTACTGATGTGCGTTCCTTAAATTACGGTTTACGCAGTTTTCCGTGTACTGTTGGGCATAATGTGCGCAATGTGTTGGTTAGTCACAGTAGCTTGCAGTTCGGCACTAAAGTGTATACTTTCTTGCTCGCTTTTCCGATTCGTCTGGAAGTAGCTCTTTCAGTTCTATTTGACTCAGAGTTTGGGTCTTCCTAGCTAgaaaacttgtgccctttgtccaaagccacgtggtgagtgtctggCGCCCCATCATGCTTCATTAACGTAGTCGGACAGGGAGCCAAAGTTATCTAGTATCGCCTATATGAATAGTTTCGCGTTCTGatggttttattcctttagtacaggaggttacctagcgattcacccacaatagcatctttcttagtctttggctaaTTCATGatggtggtcgttgcatgcctgcatCCGCAGCCTTTAGTAAACTGAACTCCATTTGATGATACGGCGATGGTTcctaaaattccttttctcctgccaTCGCGGCTTATTATGAACCTaagttggggcaggctgctgaactcaatTCTTTCTTTCCCCAGccccatttgattgtataattgttcaatattcaactgttaaataaatgagtcctttaatccCTACATTCtccatttcattacgtgaaatcaccctAGTGTCGCAgtagaataatgcagaactatTCTCTTCATAATGGTTGCTATAAGGTCGTGGATAGGATAGGATAAAGATTCGATATCGCGctcctggcacgaccattgcacgcatggtaccgataattgtaataataattttcaatcatcccccattgataaactgggaagtttTCACGGTTCAGTGTGAGtgcgtgagcactaaatccacttgagaTGATGGAAATAGTGGCCACTGTTTTACCTTGATGGTCTAAAGAAAATATCAAAAttacagcccctacagcaagggaTAGTAACCCGTAAAAAAACGAGCCACggcttttaatattttctttagacCGAAAATCGTAGGCTCACGAATTGACACTgtcttagaaagcattgctcgtgctgAACTCAGCCTGCTCTTTTCTCACTAGATATAGTGCGAACTatgcatgaagggcaacaggcatattccttatttctaaatttccggaaaggctttgacacgatgccccattacaggctgttaaAGGAAGTATAATCATATGGAATATGTTCACATGTCTGTGAATGGGTCGAAAAGCTGTAGAACCCGGTATGTTGTCCTAGACGGAGAGTGTTCATGAAAGACACACAGGAGTGAAACAGCGAAGTGTGACAAGACCACTGTTatacgtacataaatgatttgtagGACAGGGTGCacagtggttgtttgctgatgatggtttggtgtacggtaaagtgtcggcgttgggtgactgtaggaggattccAGATGACTTAGACTAAATTTCCAGTTAGTGTAATGTAtgccagctagctctaaatgtagaaaaatgaaacttaatgcagatgagtaggaaaaacaaacgcgTAATATTCGGATACGACAATAGTAGTGTCCTGCTTTACATGGTCATGTCGTTTACATATCTGCGAGTAACTTTTCAAAGCGTTATGAAATTGAACCAGCATGCGAGGATGGTggtagggccggccgttgtggccgagcggttccaggcgcttaagtctggaaccgcgcgaccgctacggtcgcaggttcgaatcctgcctcgggcattggtgtgtgtcatgtccttaggttaattaggtttagttctaagttctaggggactgatgatctcagatgttaagtcccatagcgttcagagccatttgaacaatttgattgtggaagggaaggcaaatggttgaattTGGTTAACTGGAAGACTTAAAGGAAAGCGTGGTTCATTTGTGAGACCACGTATAGGACTTAGTATGACCTCgttttgagtactgcttgagtgtttgggatccgtaccaggtcggattaaaggaagacatagaaaccgTTTAGATAGGGCCTGCCAGATTTCTTGCAGGTAGCTTCGAACAGAATGCAAGTGTTACGAAGTGCTTCAGGATCTcagatgggaatcactggaggcaaggcgacgttcctttcggggaacactattgagaaaatctggagaaccagaatttgaagctgacagcagaacgatcCTTCTGCCTCCAACACACTTAGCGCTTAAGGACCACGAGGAGTAAGCCGCTAGAAATTAGGACTCATGCGAAGGCATATAGATAGCCACTTTACCTTCACtctgcttgcgagtggaacaggaaggaaatgACTAACGGTGGTACTGGGTACCCTACGCCAGGCGTTTCAGGATGGAtcgcggagtatttatgtagagctTCCACAGACTACTCTCAGCGAAATGCTGAATTTTCAACTTGTGCATGATTTTGGACACGCATGGAAGTGATTCTTTGGAGTGCTCAAGAATTTGGTCGTTCCAATTCTACAACAATCtccactccataacattaattagcACTTAGTGTTTGAATTTATAAACGAACACCATCCTATCTTGCGTTTCCAGCGAATCAGATCCCTGCAAGAAAGCAAAGCGGTTCCTATTCTCCCACTCTAGATTTCATCCAGCACCCTTACTGTTTTATGACAGAGTCAAC
This genomic interval from Schistocerca cancellata isolate TAMUIC-IGC-003103 chromosome 3, iqSchCanc2.1, whole genome shotgun sequence contains the following:
- the LOC126176204 gene encoding trypsin-3-like, with protein sequence MSKSAAVFCLLVDACSAAPSERHRRLRPVLDGSIVGGEPVDISQFPLAGLAAGLRISSMRRLHHQLHVGPDGSALPRPFKRKHAVRASWYLNSRKRRIRNHWPATQDYDFAVLELSGSISFENNVQAVSLGNSELAAGTAVTITGWGNLSYGGNSTEQLRAVTTHIVERSECNAAYGVRITRRMICAGEKEGGKGSCQGDSGGPLVVATTQHGVVSWGTGCAYPGYPGVYCNVPAVSCWITETTGV